The sequence below is a genomic window from Streptomyces sp. NBC_00582.
CCGTCCGCGACTTCGTGGACAAGGAGATCATCCCGGTCGCCACCGAGCTGGAGCACCGCGACGAGTACCCGCAAGCGATCGTCGACGGCCTGAAGGAACTCGGCCTGTTCGGCCTGATGATCCCCGAGGAGTACGGGGGCCTGGGCGAGTCGCTCCTCACCTACGCGCTGTGCGTCGAGGAGATCGCCCGGGGCTGGATGTCCGTCTCCGGGATCATCAACACGCACTTCATCGTGGCGTACATGCTCAAGCAGCACGGCACGCAGGAGCAGAAGGACCACTTCCTGCCGCGGATGGCGGCCGGCGACATCCGGGGCGCGTTCTCGATGTCGGAGCCGGGCCTCGGCTCGGACGTGTCGGCGATCACGTCGAAGGCGGTCAAGGACGGCGACGAGTACGTCCTGAACGGTCAGAAGATGTGGCTGACGAACGGCGGTACGTCGTCGCTGGTGGCCGTTCTGGTCCGAAGTGACGAAGGACACCCCGAGGGCACGGCGCCCCACAAGTCGATGACGACCTTCCTCGTGGAGAAGGAGCCCGGCTTCGGTGAGGTCCGCCCCGGCCTCACCATCCCCGGCAAGATCGACAAGATGGGCTACAAGGGGGTCGACACCACCGAGCTCATCATGGACGGCCTGCGGATTCCCGAGAACCGCGTGCTCGGAGGGGTCACCGGCCGAGGTTTTTACCAAATGATGGACGGCGTCGAGGTGGGACGCGTGAATGTGGCGGCGCGTGGCTGCGGTGTCGCTCAGCGTGCCTTCGAGCTGGGCGTCCGCTACGCACAGCAGCGTCACACGTTCGGCAAGGCGATCGCCCAGCACCAGGCCATCCAGTTCAAGCTCGCCGAGATGGCTACCAAGGTCGAGGCGGCGCATGCCATGATGGTGAACGCGGCACGCAAAAAGGACTCCGGAGAACGAAACGACCTCGAGGCCGGTATGGCGAAGTACCTCGCCTCCGAGTACTGCAAGGAGGTCGTGGAGGACGCCTTCCGGATCCACGGCGGCTACGGCTTCTCCAAGGAGTACGAGATCGAGCGCCTCTACCGGGAGGCCCCGATGCTGCTGATCGGTGAAGGTACCGCCGAAATCCAGAAAATGATCATCGGGCGCCGACTGCTCGAAGAGTATCGATTCCAGGGCTAGATGTCCGGGTTGGGGGTGTTTTCTTCGAGAAGAAGATCACACCCCGTCAACTTCCCCCCGCTGTCGACTCGGCTTCCTGGCTTACCCAGTTGCGCCCCACAACCGCTACGATCGCCGGAAAGCCGCCGTCCCCCGTCGAAGCGCGGCATCGTCCGCTACGAAGGTCATCCATGCCCCACAGCCAAACCTCTGCACACCGCGACCGCCTGGTAGGCGCACGCCTCGCGCGCGGAGCATCGCCGTGGCTTCTGCCGACCGTCGCCACCGCAGCCGTCAGCCTGGTCCGCGCCCGCCGCTCGGGCGTCGCCAAGGCCGTCGCCGTGCCCGCCACCGCTCTCGCGGCGGGCATGCTGTGGTTCTTCCGCGACCCCGAGCGCGAGATCGCCTCGGGCCGGGTCATCTCCCCCGCCGACGGAGTGGTGCAGAGCATCATGCCGTGGAAGGACGGACGCACCCGGGTCGCGATCTTCATGAGCCCGCTCAACGTCCACGTCAACCGCGCGCCGCTCTCCGGCACGGTCACGTCCGTCGAGCACATCCCCGGCGGGTTCGTTCCGGCGTTCAACAAGGAGAGCGAGAACAACGAGCGCGTCGTCTGGCACTTCGACACCGAGCTCGGTGACATCGAGATGATCCAGATCGCCGGTGCCGTCGCCCGCCGTATCGTCCCCTACCTCCCCGAGGGCACGAAGGTCGAGCAGGGGGACCGGATCGGCCTCATCCGCTTCGGCTCGCGCGTCGACATCTACCTGCCCGAGGGCGTGGACGTCGCGGTCGAGGTCGGCCAGAAGACCGTGGCGGGGGTGACTCGCATTGACCGTGATTGACCCTGAGACCCAGGCGGGCTGGGTGCCCGAGGCCGACGACGCGGACGACGAGGAGGAGATGCCCCTCTCGCTGCGTCTGTCGATAGCGGACACCCTCACCCTCGGCAACGCCACGTGCGGCTTCATGGCGGTGTACTTCACCACCACCGGCATCCTGATCCCGCACCTCACCGGGGACCAGGAGACCGGCATGGCCCGCCACAGCGCGGCCACCGCCGTCATCCTGATGCTCTGCGCGGCCGTCTTCGACCTGTTCGACGGCCTGGTCGCGCGCAAGCTGCGCAGCTCCCCCATGGGAGCGGAGCTGGACAACCTCTCCGACCTGATCAGCTTCGGCCTGGCCCCGGCGTACTTCGTCCTGGTCTACGGCATGGTCGCCGACGACGCCCACCAGCGGGTGGCGGCGGTCGGCGCGATCGTCGTCCTGCTGGCCGTGGTGCTGCGGCTGGCGAGATTCTCGTGCGTGACACCGCCGAACGGCATGTTCCAGGGCATGCCCTCGCCGTTCGGCGCGCTCACCGTCGTCTCGATCGTGCTGCTCGAGCTGCCCTTCGTCGCGACGCTGCTGGCCATCCTGGGCACCGCCTGGCTGATGGTGAGCCGGGTCGAGTACCCCAAGCCGCGGGGCCGCCTCGCCGGCGCGGTGCTCGCCTGGATCGTGCTGTCGATGGGGCTGCTGGCGGCCTGGGCGTTCGACGCGCCGAGCGGTCAGCTGCTGCTGCAGACCGGCTGCGCGCTGCAGCTCGTCATGGGGGCGGTGATTCCGCTGGTCGCCACGGCTCGGCGGGTGAACACGTTCCGTGACAACCGTCGTGAGGCCCGGGCCGCGCAGTTGCCCTAGCGGCATGCGAGCCATGTGAGGGGCCCCGGACCTGGTTGGTCCGGGGCCCCTTGTTCTGGTGCTTCGGGTGCTCCGCCGCGTGGCCTGTCGCGCCCGCGCGGCGGAGCCGCAGATCGATACAGCCCCGCGCCCCTGAGGGGCGCTGCCCGTGCCGTCAGGTCAGGAAGTCCCGGGCGATGTGCTCCGCCACGCGTTCCAGGATGGGGCCCGCGTCCGTGATGCAGAGGGAGACGTCCGGTTCGAGCTCCGTCAGGGGGTAGGCGCGGCGGATTCCGGCGCGGCCCAGGGCCTGCGGGGGGAGGGCGAGGCGACCGCAGACCGCGACGACCTCCTTGCCGGCCGCGCGGGCGGCCGCCGCGACGCCGGCGGGGGCCTTGCCGTGCAGGGTCTGGGCGTCCAGGGAGCCCTCGCCGGTGATCACCAGGTCCGCCCGTTCCAGGGACGGGGCGAAGCCCAGGACGTCGAGCATCACCTCGATGCCGGCCCGGAACCGGGCGCCCAGCAGCAGGGCGCCGTAGCCGATGCCGCCCGCCGCGCCGGCGCCCGGCGCGGTCGCGTGGGCGGCGGCCTTCGGGCCCAGCTCGGCCTCCAGCACCCGCGCGTAGTGCGCGAGCGCCGCGTCCAGTGCCTCCACGTCGTCCGGGGAGGCGCCCTTCTGCGGCCCGTACACCGCCGGGGCGCCCTTCGGGCCGGTCAGCGGGTTGTCGACGTCGCTGGCGAGGACCAGCTCCACGGAGGACAGCCGCGGGTCGAGGCCGGACAGGTCGGCGCGGACCAGGTTCGCGAGTCCGCCGCCGCCCGGCGCCACCGGCTCGCCGTCCTCGTCCAGGAACCGCGCCCCGAGCGCGGACAGCATGCCCGCGCCGCCGTCGGTGGTCGCGCTGCCGCCGACCCCGAACACGATCGTGCGCGCTCCCGCGTCCAGCGCGGCGCGCAGCAGCTCTCCGGAGCCGTACGTGGAGGCCGTCAGCGGGGCGAAGACACCGGCCGGGAGCCGCTGCAGACCGCTCGCCTCCGCCATCTCCACCACGGCGGTGTCGCCGCGCAGCGCGAACGCGGCGGTGACCTCGTCCCCGAGAGGGCCGGCGACCCGTACCTCCCGGCGTTCGAACCCGGCCGCGACCGCCGCGTCGACCGTGCCGTCGCCTCCGTCGGCGACCGGCAGGGCCTCCACCTCGACGTCGGGCACGACCCGGCGCAGCCCGGCCGACACCCGCTCCGCGACCTGTACGGCCGTCAGCGACCCCTTGAACTTGTCCGCGGCCACGAGCACCCGTCGTCGGGTGCCCTGCGTTGCAGCGTCCGCCACCGTTCCATCCCCTTGCTCTCCGGGCCCCGCGCACGTCAGGGGCCAGTCGCGCCGCTGTGACCTTAACCGGAGGACGCCCCCGCCGTCATGCGTTGCCCGCACCCTGGAACAGCCTGAGGACCGGCTGTGCGAACCGCGCGGAAGACGGGTGGGGACCGGCGAAAGCCGCGCGCGGGCCCCCGGAATCGGGTAGACCGGAGCCATGACCCCCATGGGGACTCCCGAGGGCACCGGGCCCGCCCTCGCCGACCGTGTGCACGGCGGCTGGCTCGGCCGTATCGCCGGCAACATGCTCGGCAAACCCGTCGAACAGGGCGAGGTGTGGACCCGCGACCGCATCGACGGCTATCTGCGCCGCGCGGACGCGCTCCCGCTCACCGACTACCTGCCCGAACCGCCCACCGAGGAGGACCGCCGACGGCTGCGGCCCGAGTGGCGGAGCTGTGTGCGCGGGCGGGTCCACGGCAGTTGCCGCGACGACGACATCGACTACGCGATCCTCGGCCTCGACCTGCTGGAGACCCACGGGTTCGACTTCACCACCGAGGCGGTCGGCGACCTGTGGCTGCTGCGGCTGCCGTATCTGCAGACGTTCACCGCCGAGCGCGCCGCGTACCGCAACCTCGCCAACGGCATCAGACCGCCGCTGACGGCGACGTACGACAATCCGTACCAGGAGTGGATCGGCGCCCTCATCCGCGCCGACGTCTTCGGCTGGACCTGCCCGGGTGCCCCGCACCGGGCGGCCTCCCTCGCCCGCCGGGACGCGGTGCTCTCGCACACCGGGAACGGGGTCTACGGCGCCATGTGGTCGGCGGCGCTGATCGCGGCGGCGTTCACCGCGCCGAGCGTGCGCGGCGCGGTCGAGGAGGCGCTGGGCGTCGTCCCCGCGAGCTGCCGCCTCGCCCGGACCGTGCGCCGGGTCACGGCCCTCCACGACGCGGGCCTGGCCTGGGAGGACACGCTGGCCACCCTGACCGACGAGACGGCCGGCCTCGGCTGGATCCACACCGTCCCGAACGCCGCCGTCCTCACCGCGGGCCTCCTCTACGGCGACGGCGACTTCACTCGCACCATCGCCCTCACCGTCCGCGGCGGCCTGGACACCGACTCCAACGGCGCCACGGCCGGCTCGGTGGCCGGCGTGCTGACCGGCGCACGGGCGATCCCGGCCCGCTGGACGGAGCCCCTGCAGGACACCGTGCACAGCGCGGTGTTCGGCTTCGACGGGGTCCACATCAGCGAACTGGCGGAGCGGACGGTGAGACTGGCGGAGACGTAGGGGAACGGAAGCCTCGGGGGCGTGCGGGAGTGCGGTGGGGCGTGCGAGGGCGCAGGGGCGCTCGGGCCGGGCGCGCGTCGTGCTCGGCGCGCGAAAGGGCCGGGAGACCTGGATACCCTGCTGGGATGACTGCTTCCAGCGCCTCCGACTTCGCCGCGTACGTCGCCACCCTGCCCCGCGTCCTGGCCGGCGCCGCCGCCCTCTTCCGGGACGCGCGGGGACGGGTCCTGCTCGTCGAGCCGAACTACCGCGACGGCTGGGCGCTGCCGGGCGGCACCATCGAGTCCGACCGGAACGAGACGCCTCGCGAGGGTGCGCGCCGCGAGACGCTGGAGGAGATCGGCCTCGACCGTCCGCTCGGCCGGCTGCTCGCGGTGGACTGGTCGGTCGGGCCGGGCCGGCCGCCGCTGGTGGCGTACCTCTACGACGGCGGGGTCCTCGACGAGGACGACCTCAAGGCGATCCGGCTCCAGGAGGAAGAGCTGCTGTCCTGGCGGCTCGTACCGCGCGAGGACCTCACCGCCCACCTCCTGGGCGCCCTCGGCCACCGCGTCCTCGCCGCACTGGACACCCTCACTGACGGCTCGGGCCCGGTCGAGCTGGAGAACGGCCGCCGGGTGGACTGACCGGCCCTCGGGGGCGCGGGAGGGCTGCGGGTCAGCCCTCGGTGGCGCGCGGCTCGGCGTCGACCTCGCGCAGCGCCTCGTCGCGCGCGGCGACCCGGGCCTCGGTGCGGTGGCCGCGCTCGATGTAGTCGCGGACGACGAGTTCGACGGCGTCCTGGGGGCTGCCGACCCCGGAGAGGACCATGACCTCGACGACGAGCTCGGCGGGGAGGGAGACGGTGACCTTGGCCATGCAGGGACGGTAACAGGCGGAGCCCGGGCCCGGGAGCGGTCGGCGGACAACAAGGAGACAACAACGGGCGTCGACAGGGCGCGCGGTGTGCGTCATGATCGCCCGGCGGCGCTCCTGTGCGTCATGGTCGAGACGCGGCCCGGTGGGGTGAGCGCGTCCGTCGACCCCGCGGGAGTGGTCGGCCGGACACGGCCTAGTTGTATTGATCACGAGCGTTGTTGACACTGGCGGGTCTTGAACATGGCGAAGACCTCCGATGTGGTGGAGCTGTCTAAGAACACACCGCACGGAGGTCTTCGTGTCCCACCGTAATGCCCGGCTGACCGTTCACGGCAGGCGGCTGCTCGTCGAGCGTGTCCGTTCGGGCCGCCCCGTCGCGCATGTCGCGGCCGAGATGGGCATCTCACGTGTCACGGCCCACAAGTGGATGCGCCGCTGGCAAGCGGAGGGCGAACAGGGGCTGCACGACCGCCCCAGCCGTCCACTGACGACACCCCACCGCACGGCGGCAGCCGTGGAGGCCCGGGTGTGCCGGCTGCGCCAGGACCGCAAACTCGGCCCCGCCCGCCTCGGCCCCGTCCTGGGACTGCCCGCCTCGACCGTGCACCGCATCCTGGTCCGCCACGGCCTGAACCGGCTTGCCTTCCTCGACCGGCCCACCGGCCAGGTCATCCGCCGCTACGAACGCGACCGACCCGGCGAACTCATCCACGTCGACGTCAAGAAACTCGGCCGCATCCCCGACGGCGGCGGCCACAAGGTCCTGGGCCGCCAGGCCGGCCGCGCCCGCCGCAGCAGCGTGGGCTTCGACTACGTCCACTCAGCCATCGACGACCACAGCCGCCTCGCCTACAGCGAGATCCACCGCGACGAGAAAGTCGCCACCTGCGCCGGCTTCCTCACCCGCGCGGCCGCCTTCTTCCACGCCCACGGCATCACCCGCATCGAACGCGTGCTCACCGACAACGCCTGGGCCTACCGCAAGGGCCTGGCCTGGAAGCAGGTGCTCATCGAGATCGGCGCGACCGGCAAGCTGACTCGCGCCTACCGCCCGCAGACCAACGGCAAGGTCGAACGCTTCAACCGCACCCTGCTCGACGAGTGGGCCTACCTGCGGCCTTTCACCAGCAACGACGAACGCACCGCAGCCCTGGCCGACTTCCTCCACACCTACAACTACCATCGCTGCCACACCGCACTCGGAGGCCAGCCACCCATCACCCGAGTCAACAACCCTGCGGGTCAATACACCTAGTCTGTTGCCCCCTGAACAGCTTTTCGAAGCCCGGCACTTGGAAAAGGTGACGCGCGATGTCGCTGAGCCCCGGCGATCCGGAATCCATGGGCGGCTATGCGCTGGTCGACCGGCTCGGCAGCGGCGGCATGGGCGTCGTCTATCTGGGGCGTTCGGACTCGGGGCGGCAGGTCGCGGTGAAGGTCGTGCACCCGCCGTACGCGCAGGACCAGGAGTTCCGCACCCGCTTCCGGCAGGAGGTGGCGGCGGCCCGCCGGGTCAGCGGGGCGTTCACGGCCCCGGTGGTGGACGCGGATCCGGACGGCGCGCAGCCGTGGATGGCGACCCTGTACGTCCCGGGCCGCACCCTGTCGGACGTCGTGGCCCAGGACGGCCCGCTGCGCGGACGGGCGTTGCGCGTGCTCGCGCTGGGGCTCGTCGAGGCGCTGCGGGACATCCACCGGGCGGGTGTGGTGCACCGTGATCTGAAGCCGAGCAACGTTCTGATGGCCGAGGACGGGCCCCGGGTCATCGACTTCGGCATCTCGCACGCCGTCGACAACGAGGCTCTCACCATGACCGGCCGGCTGATCGGCACCCCGCCCTTCATGTCGCCGGAGCAGTTCACCGCGCCGCGCGAGGTCACCGGCGCCTCGGACGTCTTCTCGCTGGGGTCGCTGCTGGTCTACGCGGCCACCGGCAACCGCCCGTTCGACGGCAGCAGCCCGTACCTGACCGGTTATCAGGTGATGTACGAGGCGCCCGACCTGGACGGGGTCGTCGAACCGCTGCGGAGCGTCGCCCGACGCTGTCTGGACAAGGACCCGGCGGCCCGGCCCGAGCTCGGTGAACTGCGCGACATGCTGCGGGCGCTGCCGGACTCCGACGTGGTGGCCGAACCGGTCACGCCGGTGGCGGATCCCGTCGAGCCCGCGGGGCGTGACGCCGGGGCGGTGAACCGTGGGGGTTCCGGACGTCGGAGGCGGCGCGTCCTCGTCGGTCTCGCGGCGGTCCTCGCCGTCACCGGGCTGAGCATCGTGGCGGTGAGAGGCGGATCGGCCGTGCTGAACGCGGCCTCCCCCTCGCCCACCGCGCCCCCGGTCGGCGCCGGCGCGTCCCCCACCCGGTCGCCGGCATCCCCCTCGGCGTCCGCGTCCCGCGCCACGGTGACGCCGCCGCCGAAGCACGTGCCGTGGGACTACCAGATCGGCGGCGCGTACGCCCCGGCGGCCGGCGTGCGGGTGGTGAGCCGCAGCCATGAGAGCGCCCCCGTGCCCGGGCTCTACACCATCTGCAACATCAACGCCTTCCAGGCGCAGGAGGGCGCGGAGGCCGAGTGGGACTCCGACCTGCTGCTGCGCGACGCCGACGGGAAGGTCGTCTACGACAAGGACTGGAACGAGGCGATCCTGGACATCCGCACGGACGCCAAGCGCCGGCGCATCGCCGCCGTGCTGAACACCTGGATCGACGGGTGCGCGGCCAAGGGCTACCAGGCCGTCGAGCCCGACAACTACGACACCTTCACCCGCTACCCGGACCGCCTCACGGGCGACCAGGCCGAGGCGCTGATGAAGCTGCTGGCCGCGCACGCCCACGCCGACGGACTGGCCATCGCCCAGAAGAACACCGTCGAGCTGGTGTCCGACCGGGCGGCCGTGGGCCTGGACTTCGCCGTGGTGGAGGAGTGCGCCGAGTACGACGAGTGCGGCGCGTTCGCCGAGGCGTTCGACGACAACGTGCTCGTGGTCGAGTACACGGCGAAGGGCATGGCGCAGGCGTGCTCCGGCTGGGGCGGCACCCTCAGCGTCGTCCGCCGTGACCAGTTGGTCGTGCCCAAGGGGACGAGCGGGTACGTCCACCAGACCTGTTGAGGCCCGGCCGGGGTGCCGGATATCCGTTCGCCCCGGAGCTCTCGGGCGCCCTACGCTCGGCCCATGAACAGGCCACTCGTCGCCCTCCTCAGCGGTGCGGGCATCTCCACCGACTCCGGGATCCCCGACTACCGCGGCCCGAACGGGCTGTGGCGGCGGGATCCCGAGGCCGAGAAGCTCGTCACGTACGAGTACTACATGCGGGATCCGGAGATCCGGCGGCGGTCGTGGCAGATGCGGCGCGCGACCGGGGCGCTGCGGGCCGAGCCGAACGCGGCGCACCTCGCCGTCGCCGAGCTGGAGAGGTCCGGGATCCCGGTCAGGGTGATCACCCAGAACGTGGACGGGCTGCACCAGCGCGCGGGCATGCCCGACCGCAAGGTCCTCGAGCTGCACGGCAGCGCGCACGCTGTGGTGTGCACCGGGTGTCATGCCCGGGGGCCGATGCGGGACGCCCTCGCCCGGGTGGAGGCCGGTGAGGAGGACCCGCCCTGTCTGCGGTGCGGCGGGATCCTCAAGTCGGCCACCGTCATGTTCGGCGAGCGGCTCGACCCGGTGGTCCTCGGCGACGCGCTCGCGATCTCCAAGGCCTGCACGGTGTTCCTCGCCGTCGGCACCACCCTTCAGGTGCAGCCCGCCGCGGGCCTCGCCGGGGTCGCCGCCGACCACGGGGCCCGCCTGATCATCGTGAACGCCGAGCCGACCCCGTACGACGAGATCGCCGACGAGGTCGTCCGCGAGCCCATCGGCACCGCCCTGCCCCGCCTGCTGCGGGAGCTGGCCGCGCCGGCCCTCTGAGCTCAGTCTCCGAAGCGGGCGCGGGCCGTGTCGTGGGCCGTGCGCAGAAGCCGCAGGACCAGCTCCGTCGTCCTGTCGGCGGGGTCGACGACCGCGATCCAGCCGAGCCCGCCGTACACGGGGTGCGGCAGCACGGTGTCGGCGGCCGCGTGGTCGCGAGGACGGGTGAGGGCGCGCGGGTCCTCCCCGGTCAGCTCGGCGAACGTCGGCCGGTCGACCTTGACGTTCACCCGCCAGCGGCCCGGCGCGTCGAGGCCGGAGGCGGTGTCGTCGGGGTAGTCCTTGGTGACGATCGTCCCGTACGGCTGACCGCGCCGCGGCATCCGGCCGTCGGGCGCGTAGTAGAAGAACGCGTCCCCCCAGGCGATCTCGGGAAGGTCGCCACCCGGGGCCGGGACGACCACGAGGGCACCCTCGAAGGAACGCACGGTCGCGATGATCTGCTCCATACTCATGGTTCGAGCATGACCTTCAAGTGCTTGTGTGGGGTTGGTCGCGGGGAGGGGAGCCGTTGCGCACCGTCGACGTGGCGCGGGAGTCGGGATACTCCGTGCAGCAGGTGCGGGACCTGGAGCGGCTCGGTGTGATTCCGCCGGCCGTGCGGGCGGCCAACGGCTACCGCGCCTACACCCCGGCGCATGTGCACGCGCTGCGCGCCTACCGGGGACTCGCGGGGGCGGTCGGGCCCGTCGAGGCCCGGCGGCTGCTCGCCCGGGTGCGGACACGGACGCTCGCTGAGGCCGCTGCGGCCGTCAGCGCGCTGCATGTCCGGCTGGCGCGGGAACGCGACGAGGCGCTGCGCGCCGAGGAGGCGTTGCGGGCGATCCGGGACGAGGCCGGGACCGGTGGGGCGGAGCGCGACAGCGACGCCATGACGATCACCGAGCTGGCGGGAGCGCTGGGGGTCCGTCCCTCCACCCTGCGGTTCTGGGAGCAGGAGGGGCTGGTCGCGCCCGAGCGGGTGACCACGCTGCGGGCCCGCCGGTACGGTCTCGCGGCGGTCCGGGCGGCCCGTGTCGTCGCGGCGCTGCGCGGCAGCGGCTACGGCATTCCCGCCGTGCGCGAGATCATGGGCTCCCTCGACCGGCTCGACGGGCTGGAGGACACCGCACGCCTCCTGGGGCAACGGCTCGACCGGATCGCCGACAGGACCGTGGCGCTGCTCCGGGCGGGCGCGGACCTGGCGGCGATCTGCGAGGGTGAGCGGTCAGGACGGGGCTGAGCCGTCAGAACAGGGCCGTG
It includes:
- a CDS encoding acyl-CoA dehydrogenase family protein, which codes for MARLAQTAGLTDVQQEILSTVRDFVDKEIIPVATELEHRDEYPQAIVDGLKELGLFGLMIPEEYGGLGESLLTYALCVEEIARGWMSVSGIINTHFIVAYMLKQHGTQEQKDHFLPRMAAGDIRGAFSMSEPGLGSDVSAITSKAVKDGDEYVLNGQKMWLTNGGTSSLVAVLVRSDEGHPEGTAPHKSMTTFLVEKEPGFGEVRPGLTIPGKIDKMGYKGVDTTELIMDGLRIPENRVLGGVTGRGFYQMMDGVEVGRVNVAARGCGVAQRAFELGVRYAQQRHTFGKAIAQHQAIQFKLAEMATKVEAAHAMMVNAARKKDSGERNDLEAGMAKYLASEYCKEVVEDAFRIHGGYGFSKEYEIERLYREAPMLLIGEGTAEIQKMIIGRRLLEEYRFQG
- a CDS encoding phosphatidylserine decarboxylase, producing MPHSQTSAHRDRLVGARLARGASPWLLPTVATAAVSLVRARRSGVAKAVAVPATALAAGMLWFFRDPEREIASGRVISPADGVVQSIMPWKDGRTRVAIFMSPLNVHVNRAPLSGTVTSVEHIPGGFVPAFNKESENNERVVWHFDTELGDIEMIQIAGAVARRIVPYLPEGTKVEQGDRIGLIRFGSRVDIYLPEGVDVAVEVGQKTVAGVTRIDRD
- the pssA gene encoding CDP-diacylglycerol--serine O-phosphatidyltransferase, with translation MTVIDPETQAGWVPEADDADDEEEMPLSLRLSIADTLTLGNATCGFMAVYFTTTGILIPHLTGDQETGMARHSAATAVILMLCAAVFDLFDGLVARKLRSSPMGAELDNLSDLISFGLAPAYFVLVYGMVADDAHQRVAAVGAIVVLLAVVLRLARFSCVTPPNGMFQGMPSPFGALTVVSIVLLELPFVATLLAILGTAWLMVSRVEYPKPRGRLAGAVLAWIVLSMGLLAAWAFDAPSGQLLLQTGCALQLVMGAVIPLVATARRVNTFRDNRREARAAQLP
- a CDS encoding glycerate kinase — translated: MLVAADKFKGSLTAVQVAERVSAGLRRVVPDVEVEALPVADGGDGTVDAAVAAGFERREVRVAGPLGDEVTAAFALRGDTAVVEMAEASGLQRLPAGVFAPLTASTYGSGELLRAALDAGARTIVFGVGGSATTDGGAGMLSALGARFLDEDGEPVAPGGGGLANLVRADLSGLDPRLSSVELVLASDVDNPLTGPKGAPAVYGPQKGASPDDVEALDAALAHYARVLEAELGPKAAAHATAPGAGAAGGIGYGALLLGARFRAGIEVMLDVLGFAPSLERADLVITGEGSLDAQTLHGKAPAGVAAAARAAGKEVVAVCGRLALPPQALGRAGIRRAYPLTELEPDVSLCITDAGPILERVAEHIARDFLT
- a CDS encoding ADP-ribosylglycohydrolase family protein translates to MTPMGTPEGTGPALADRVHGGWLGRIAGNMLGKPVEQGEVWTRDRIDGYLRRADALPLTDYLPEPPTEEDRRRLRPEWRSCVRGRVHGSCRDDDIDYAILGLDLLETHGFDFTTEAVGDLWLLRLPYLQTFTAERAAYRNLANGIRPPLTATYDNPYQEWIGALIRADVFGWTCPGAPHRAASLARRDAVLSHTGNGVYGAMWSAALIAAAFTAPSVRGAVEEALGVVPASCRLARTVRRVTALHDAGLAWEDTLATLTDETAGLGWIHTVPNAAVLTAGLLYGDGDFTRTIALTVRGGLDTDSNGATAGSVAGVLTGARAIPARWTEPLQDTVHSAVFGFDGVHISELAERTVRLAET
- a CDS encoding NUDIX domain-containing protein, with protein sequence MTASSASDFAAYVATLPRVLAGAAALFRDARGRVLLVEPNYRDGWALPGGTIESDRNETPREGARRETLEEIGLDRPLGRLLAVDWSVGPGRPPLVAYLYDGGVLDEDDLKAIRLQEEELLSWRLVPREDLTAHLLGALGHRVLAALDTLTDGSGPVELENGRRVD
- a CDS encoding DUF2191 domain-containing protein codes for the protein MAKVTVSLPAELVVEVMVLSGVGSPQDAVELVVRDYIERGHRTEARVAARDEALREVDAEPRATEG
- a CDS encoding IS481 family transposase; its protein translation is MSHRNARLTVHGRRLLVERVRSGRPVAHVAAEMGISRVTAHKWMRRWQAEGEQGLHDRPSRPLTTPHRTAAAVEARVCRLRQDRKLGPARLGPVLGLPASTVHRILVRHGLNRLAFLDRPTGQVIRRYERDRPGELIHVDVKKLGRIPDGGGHKVLGRQAGRARRSSVGFDYVHSAIDDHSRLAYSEIHRDEKVATCAGFLTRAAAFFHAHGITRIERVLTDNAWAYRKGLAWKQVLIEIGATGKLTRAYRPQTNGKVERFNRTLLDEWAYLRPFTSNDERTAALADFLHTYNYHRCHTALGGQPPITRVNNPAGQYT
- a CDS encoding endo alpha-1,4 polygalactosaminidase; this translates as MSLSPGDPESMGGYALVDRLGSGGMGVVYLGRSDSGRQVAVKVVHPPYAQDQEFRTRFRQEVAAARRVSGAFTAPVVDADPDGAQPWMATLYVPGRTLSDVVAQDGPLRGRALRVLALGLVEALRDIHRAGVVHRDLKPSNVLMAEDGPRVIDFGISHAVDNEALTMTGRLIGTPPFMSPEQFTAPREVTGASDVFSLGSLLVYAATGNRPFDGSSPYLTGYQVMYEAPDLDGVVEPLRSVARRCLDKDPAARPELGELRDMLRALPDSDVVAEPVTPVADPVEPAGRDAGAVNRGGSGRRRRRVLVGLAAVLAVTGLSIVAVRGGSAVLNAASPSPTAPPVGAGASPTRSPASPSASASRATVTPPPKHVPWDYQIGGAYAPAAGVRVVSRSHESAPVPGLYTICNINAFQAQEGAEAEWDSDLLLRDADGKVVYDKDWNEAILDIRTDAKRRRIAAVLNTWIDGCAAKGYQAVEPDNYDTFTRYPDRLTGDQAEALMKLLAAHAHADGLAIAQKNTVELVSDRAAVGLDFAVVEECAEYDECGAFAEAFDDNVLVVEYTAKGMAQACSGWGGTLSVVRRDQLVVPKGTSGYVHQTC
- a CDS encoding SIR2 family NAD-dependent protein deacylase, which encodes MNRPLVALLSGAGISTDSGIPDYRGPNGLWRRDPEAEKLVTYEYYMRDPEIRRRSWQMRRATGALRAEPNAAHLAVAELERSGIPVRVITQNVDGLHQRAGMPDRKVLELHGSAHAVVCTGCHARGPMRDALARVEAGEEDPPCLRCGGILKSATVMFGERLDPVVLGDALAISKACTVFLAVGTTLQVQPAAGLAGVAADHGARLIIVNAEPTPYDEIADEVVREPIGTALPRLLRELAAPAL
- a CDS encoding DUF6194 family protein is translated as MEQIIATVRSFEGALVVVPAPGGDLPEIAWGDAFFYYAPDGRMPRRGQPYGTIVTKDYPDDTASGLDAPGRWRVNVKVDRPTFAELTGEDPRALTRPRDHAAADTVLPHPVYGGLGWIAVVDPADRTTELVLRLLRTAHDTARARFGD
- a CDS encoding MerR family transcriptional regulator, with product MRTVDVARESGYSVQQVRDLERLGVIPPAVRAANGYRAYTPAHVHALRAYRGLAGAVGPVEARRLLARVRTRTLAEAAAAVSALHVRLARERDEALRAEEALRAIRDEAGTGGAERDSDAMTITELAGALGVRPSTLRFWEQEGLVAPERVTTLRARRYGLAAVRAARVVAALRGSGYGIPAVREIMGSLDRLDGLEDTARLLGQRLDRIADRTVALLRAGADLAAICEGERSGRG